The Cucumis melo cultivar AY chromosome 5, USDA_Cmelo_AY_1.0, whole genome shotgun sequence genome has a segment encoding these proteins:
- the LOC103491388 gene encoding xyloglucan endotransglucosylase/hydrolase 2-like translates to MHSPHKGLTIMLLQCVLMASIMTTSAGNFFQDVDITWGGPRGKILDGGRHLSLSLDKDSGSGFQSKQEFLFGRFDVQMKLVPGNSAGTVTTFYLSSQGGSHDEIDFEFLGNSSGDPYTLHTNVYSQGKGNREQQFHLWFDPTKGFHTYSIDWSPESIKFLVDNIPIRVFRNWENIGVSYPKSQPMRVYSSLWNADDWATRGGLVKTDWTQAPFTASYRNFNANGCVASSGSSSCGSKFSSTLQGGAQSGLDANSRNRMRWVQSKFMIYNYCTDHKRFPQGIPAECKRPRF, encoded by the exons atgcattctCCTCACAAAGGTTTGACAATAATGCTTCTACAGTGTGTGCTCATGGCTTCTATAATGACCACCAGCGCCGGCAACTTTTTCCAAGACGTCGACATTACTTGGGGAGGTCCACGTGGCAAGATACTAGATGGAGGCCGGCATCTATCGCTCTCTCTGGACAAAGATTCAGGATCAGGTTTCCAATCTAAGCAAGAGTTTCTATTTGGAAGATTCGATGTGCAAATGAAGCTCGTCCCGGGAAACTCTGCTGGCACTGTCACCACTTTTTAT TTGTCTTCTCAAGGAGGATCACACGATGAGATTGACTTTGAATTCTTAGGCAACTCGTCTGGAGATCCATACACACTTCATACCAACGTTTACTCACAAGGAAAAGGGAATAGGGAACAACAATTTCACCTTTGGTTTGATCCCACCAAGGGATTTCACACCTATTCCATCGATTGGTCTCCAGAAAGTATCAA GTTTCTAGTGGATAACATTCCTATAAGGGTATTCCGTAACTGGGAAAATATTGGAGTGTCTTACCCGAAGAGCCAACCCATGAGAGTTTATTCAAGTTTGTGGAATGCAGACGATTGGGCAACTAGAGGGGGATTGGTGAAGACTGATTGGACACAAGCCCCTTTCACAGCATCATACAGAAACTTTAATGCGAATGGGTGTGTTGCATCGTCTGGGTCATCATCATGTGGCTCTAAGTTTTCGAGTACTCTGCAAGGTGGAGCACAAAGTGGATTAGATGCCAATAGTAGAAATAGAATGAGATGGGTGCAGTCC